The sequence CAGTTAATTATATTCAGGGAATACTTTCTTCATGGCATTCAAAAGGGATAAAGACTGTCGAGGATATTGAAAAGAAGGATAAACCTGCTGAGAAGAAAGAATATAAAAGGGATTATCAAAAGCAAAAAGATTATAAGGTAACAAAAACCAGATTTCATAACTTTGAACAGAGAAGCGATAAGTACACAGCCAAACAATTGGAAGAAATGGCGAGGAAAAAGAGAGAAGGATATTATTTAAAATCCAAAGGGGATTAGCTTATGAATAATCAGTTAATAAGAGAAGTTTTGAAAGAATTTGAAATAAAAAGGGATAAGGCTACGTTGGAGCAAAAATTAAGGCAGAGGGAGGTATACAAAAAAATACCTGAAGTTAAGGAAATAGATAAAGAAATATCACAAACAGGTATTTTAATTTCAAAGTCAATACTTGAAAATCCTGAAAGCTATAAAAGTAATGCAAAGAAAATCAGAGAGAGATTAGAAAAACTGAAAATGAGAAAAGCAGTTCTTTTAACAGAAAATAATATTCCTGCGGATTATATTGAAGTTAAATATGAATGTGATAAATGTAAAGACACAGGATACCTTCCTGATGGAAAGAAATGCAGCTGTTTAAGGCAATCTTTGATTAACAAGGCATATAAAATGTCCAATATAGAAGCTGTACTTGAAAAAGAAAATTTTCAGACTTTTAAGATTGACATTTTTTCAAATGATCCCTTTGAAGAAGAAAAATTAACACCAAGAGATAATATGATGGATATTTTAAGCATATGCGAGAGTTTTGTAAGTAATTTTGATATAAAAAATGATGAGAATCTTCTCTTCTATGGGACTACAGGATTGGGCAAGACTTTTATGTGCAATTGTATTGCTAAATCCCTCTTGGATAAGAATAAAATTGTAATATATCAAACGGCTTTCAAGATAATGGAAATAATTGAAGACCATAAATTCAGGAGAAATGAAGGGGATGATTCGAATTATAATTCCTTATTTGATACGGATCTGCTGATTATTGATGATCTGGGAACGGAAGTTTCAAATACCTTTACTAATGCAGAAATATTTAATATTGTAAATACCAGGCTTATAGAAAGAAAGAAAACAATTATTTCTACAAATTTAACTCCAAGGGAAATTTCAGAGATTTATACCGACAGGATATTTTCAAGAATATTTGAGAAATTTGCCCCTCTCAAATTTTATGGACCTGATTTGAGATGGGAACAATAATAAGAAAGAGGAGTTTCTTATGGATTCTAATGAAAGAAGAGAAAAAATATTAAATATACTTAAGCAGAGCAAAAAGCCTATAAAAGGAATAGGGCTTGCAGCTGAATTTAAAGTGTCAAGGCAAGTAATAGTACAAGATATTGCAATTTTAAGAGCAAAAGGAGATAACATTATCGCTACACCACAAGGATATATAATTCCTGATTCAGTAAAGACTGATACGATTGTAAAAACTATAGTATGTAAACATTCGGGAGGAGAAGAAATGGAAGACGAATTGAATACTATAGTTGATATGGGAGGAAAGGTAATTGATGTAATAGTTGAACACCCTATATATGGAGAGATAAAAGGTCTCCTTTTAATTTCCTCCAGATTGGATGTAAAAAATTTTATGAAAAATGTGAAACAGAGTAATGCAGAACCTTTGTCTTTGCTTACGGAAGGAATACATATCCATTCCATTGAAGTAAAAAATGAAGATAGTTTTAAAAACATCGTAAATGCTCTTAAAGAAAAAAAATATTTGATAAATTTTTAAATAAATAATAGACAAATAATAATTTTTTTATATAATCTGGGAATACAATAATATTGGGGTGATAAATGTGAATAGAAAAAGATGGTTGCTTTTTGTAATCATAGTAATTATTGTATCCTTTGCCTTTTTAGGCGTTATAAAGACTGAAGAAAATGATTATCCTAATATTATTGTAAGTAATTATGATGGAATTGATAAAGAGAGTGTAAACAACTATAAAATAGAAGTAGAGATAAATACTCAAGAGAAGATGTATTATGGTAAGGAATGGGTCAGTTATACTAATAATACACAAAATGTTTTAAAGGAGCTGTTTTTTCATATATATCCCAATGCTTTTAAGGATAAAAAAACAGCTCCTTTATTAAATGGATATATGTTGGAAAGAGATTTTGATCCTGGATATATTAATTTAAAAAAAATTGAGGTTGATGGGAAAGAAGCTGAGTTTATTATAGAGGGGGACAAAGACACTGTTCTTAAAGTAAAACTTCAGCATTTTTTAAAAGAAAGTGAAAAAGCAAATATATATTTGGAATTTGAAGGCAAAATACCGAGAACAGAAGATAGGTTCGGCTATGGAAATAAAAGTATTAATTTTGGGAATTGGTATCCTATACTTGCTGTATATGATGAAAGTGGGTGGAATACTGAACCATATTATAGCATTGGAGACCCTTTTTACAGCTGTGTTTCTAACTATGTGGTAAATATCACTGTTCCTGAAGATATAATTGTTGCTACCAGTGGCAAGATTGTTAAAGAAAAGAAAAGGGGAAACAAAAAAGTTTTTGAAATAGAAGGAAATTTAATAAGAGATTTTGCTTTTTCCATAAGCAATGATTATATCGTAAGGAAGAGAAATGTAGACGGTATCTTAATGAGTTCTTATTCTTTTACCGATGATGATGAAATAAATGAATATATTCTTGACACAGGACAGAAAGCATTAACTTTATTTAGTAAGGTATTCGGTAAGTACCCCTACAGCAATTTTTCTATTGTTGCATCGGACTTTTCAGGAGGAATGGAATATCCTGAATTTATAATGATAGGAGAAGATTATTATGATAATGATTATCTTCCTGCCCTTGAAAATGTAATAGTCCATGAAACAGCTCATCAATGGTGGTATGGATTGGTTGGAAACAATGAGATAGATGAGGCGTGGTTAGATGAATCTCTTGCCACTTATTCGGAAAGTATATATATAGGAGAGACATACGGAGAAAAAGAAAGAGATAGATATATGGACATTTTGAAGATAAACTATGAACATATGAAAGACGCTCTTAAGTTTGATGAAACAGTAGTGAAACCATTAAGCAAATTTAAAGATTGGGATGACTACGGATCTTTGGTGTATACAAAAGGAGCTTTATTTATTGACAGTATAAGAAAAGACTATGGAGAAAAGGCCCTTTATCGCATTTTAAATAGATATTATGAGGAGTTCAAATATTTAAATGCAACTACCGAGAACTTTAAAAGAGTATGCGAAGATGTTACAGGAGATGATTTTACCCCGAGAATGAATTTATGGCTTTATGGAATAGATTAAAGTGGAGGTATTTTCCTCCACTTTTAAGTCTACTATCTTCCGCCACCCCAGTTGCCACATCCAACACCGCCAAAGAGGACAACTAAAAGAAGAAAGAAAAATAACAAACTGGAATCGTCGCCCCAGCCTCCCGTTGTATCTGCCATAATATATAACCCTCCTTATACAAATCGTATTTTGGATTTACCTAATACATTATATAAAGAAACATTATTTTTTGTTACAACAAATTTTAATTTATAAGTTGCAGAGACTTTATCCGACAGTGGCATACTTTATGGAAATGTGGTATAATGAAATCGCCATAAATGAACGGTTGAAACCATCACCGCTGCGTATTGCTGGTTGAGTTGCGATGATGATTTACAGTGTAAAAGTAACAGCATCACGAACAGGAAGAGGAATACCATATTTCCACGGACAGGAGGAAAGATTCTCTATGAAAAATATTGTAATTACAGGTGCAGCGGATGGTATTGGATATTATTTAGTGAGGCAACTTTTACTAGAAGGTTATAATGTAACGGTTTTGGATTTAAATATCGACAATCTTAGTGAATTGTGTAAAAAGTATAGTTCTCTTTCTGCAAAAGTTTGTGATGTTCGGGATTTAAGACAAATGAAAGAGTGTGTGAGTGAAAGTGTAAAAAAATATGGGAGCATTGATTGTGCGATACATAACGCTTGTCTGTGTACGTTTGCAGGTATGGAGCAAACCGAAGAAAAAACGTATCATGATGTAATAGACGTCAATTATTTTGGTGCGCTTCATTTATCACAGATGGTTTTACCATACATGAAGGACCAAAGAAGTGGAAGGGTTATATTTACCAGTTCTGGAGTCGGTGTGATGGGTTTTGTCAATATCAGTCCTTATGCTTCGAGCAAAGGGGCGATTGAATCACTTGCTAAGTGTCTTAACATTGAATATCAAGATTACGGCATCAGTTTTCATATCTTCCATCCACCTCTTACTAGAACTAAATCCGCAGGACCTTTGCCCGTTCCTAAAGAGTTTATGGCTGATCCTGAGAAAGTTGGAACTGGACTTGCAAGGCATATACAAAATAAGTCTTTTGTTATCTGTCATAGCTTTGGGCAAAAGGTACAGACATTAGTCTGCTATTTGTTCCCCATTAAGATGGGTAAACTTATGAGTAAAATGACGGCTAAGTATGCTGCAGAAAATAACAAAAAGTAAAGGAGAATAAGCAAACAAGCTGTCATGAATAAGATATATAACATAGATATACTAAAACTCTGTCAGGGAAAATAAGAAATTGACTTTTTTTATAAAATAGTATAAAATATATAATTGTTGAATTAACCTGCACCCGTAGCTCAGTAGGATAGAGCAACGCCCTCCTAAGGCGTGTGCCGGGGGTTCGATTCCTCTCGGGTGCACCAAGATGCTTATTACAGTTATCGCATCATTGATATATATGATGCGATGATTTTTGCTTAGGTGATTTAATATGGATGAGTTTTTTATGAGATTGGCATTAGAAGAGGCACGTAAGGCATATAGCATTGGAGAAGTTCCTGTGGGAGCTGTTATAGTTCATAACGAAAAAGTTATATCCAATGGATGTAATATGAAGGAGACATTAAAGGATCCTACTGATCATGCAGAAATTATAGCTATAAGAGGCGCAAGTAAATATTTAGGGGGATGGAGGCTTTCAGGATGTATTATGTATGTAACCTTAGAACCTTGTCCTATGTGTATAGGAGCAATTTTGAACTCAAGAATTGATAGACTGGTAATAGGAACAAGAGATCCTAAAATGGGAGCCTGCGGAACTTTAATTGATCTAACCAATAATGAAAAGTTTAACCATAATGTAAATGTAAGCTTTGGAGTATTAGAGAAAGAATGTTCAGATATAATAAAAAAATTTTTTCATGAATTAAGAAAATAGACTTATTTTTATTCTTGGTTTTGCAGATGGAAAATAGTAATATGTAGGATATAGTAAATAGGGAGAAGTATCGAAGCGGTTGTAACGAGCCGCACTCGAAATGCGGTTGTCCGCAAGGACACGTGGGTTCGAATCCCACCTTCTCCGCCAGAAGATTAGGTCAAAATAGATGCAGGGCTGAAAAAGCCAGTGTTTATGCGGCCTGACGAGGGTTTTGAATGAAAAATTCAAGACCCTCGTTTTTCATAGATGCACCCTGCTTTTTAACAAGAAAGCGGGGTGTTTCTCGTTTTTGGCGGGAATCAGTCCGGAAAACAAATAAAGCTCATATATCTGATAGGTAACTTTAAATAGATGTGTTCTTGGTTATAGAAAAACACAACCGTTCTTTGCGCTCAAAATTTAAGAAAAAGGATTACCCCACGAAGATGAATTGCAAACCATGTATTTTGCGTTGAGATTAGCACACATTCCTATAAAAAACATTCAAAACGGAAACACAAAACAATCGTTTCCTATATAATGGCCGATTCATTTAGGAAATGTTCACGCTTAATTTACGATTCAGCCGCCCGTCATTTATTGAGCCCCCAAAACCTTACATGCAATGTAAGTGTTTTTCATCGTCTTGCTCCGTTATAATAAAATCAAAAGCAAAGGAGGTTGTTTTTATGAAACAGGCAATTCTGGAGATCGAATCTCTGCGAAAATATTATGGCAGACAGGAAAATCAAACAAAAGCTCTGGACGGCATCTCATTTACGGTGATGCCCGGTGAATACCTTGGCATTATGGGTGCCAGCGGATCGGGAAAATCCACACTGCTCAACTGTATCGCCACAGTCATTCGCCCTACGGCGGGACATATTTTGATGGACGGTGTGGAAGTTAGTGCGCTCAAAGGCAGTAAGCTGGCAGATTACCGAGGAAAAGAAATCGGATATTTATTTCAGAACTTTGAGTTGCTGGACAATCTTACAGGTCAGGAGAATATCCTTTTGCCTCTCGGCATCCATGGTGTGACTGAAAAAGAGGGAAATAAGCGCCTGCGGGAGCTCGCGGAATATCTCGAAATCACCGGTGTAATGAATAAATTTCCCTCTCAGATGTCCGGAGGCCAAAAACAGCGAGTGGCTGCGGCCCGGGCGCTGATTCTGAATCCCCAAATCATTCTGGCAGACGAACCCACCGGCGCACTGGACACCAAAAATGCTCGTGTTTTGATGGAAAAGCTGGCCGGCCTCAACCGAATGCAGCAGACCACGATTCTAATGGTTACACACGACTCCAACGCGGCAAGCTACTGCAGCCGGAT is a genomic window of Acidilutibacter cellobiosedens containing:
- a CDS encoding transcription repressor NadR, encoding MDSNERREKILNILKQSKKPIKGIGLAAEFKVSRQVIVQDIAILRAKGDNIIATPQGYIIPDSVKTDTIVKTIVCKHSGGEEMEDELNTIVDMGGKVIDVIVEHPIYGEIKGLLLISSRLDVKNFMKNVKQSNAEPLSLLTEGIHIHSIEVKNEDSFKNIVNALKEKKYLINF
- a CDS encoding SDR family NAD(P)-dependent oxidoreductase; amino-acid sequence: MKNIVITGAADGIGYYLVRQLLLEGYNVTVLDLNIDNLSELCKKYSSLSAKVCDVRDLRQMKECVSESVKKYGSIDCAIHNACLCTFAGMEQTEEKTYHDVIDVNYFGALHLSQMVLPYMKDQRSGRVIFTSSGVGVMGFVNISPYASSKGAIESLAKCLNIEYQDYGISFHIFHPPLTRTKSAGPLPVPKEFMADPEKVGTGLARHIQNKSFVICHSFGQKVQTLVCYLFPIKMGKLMSKMTAKYAAENNKK
- a CDS encoding ABC transporter ATP-binding protein yields the protein MKQAILEIESLRKYYGRQENQTKALDGISFTVMPGEYLGIMGASGSGKSTLLNCIATVIRPTAGHILMDGVEVSALKGSKLADYRGKEIGYLFQNFELLDNLTGQENILLPLGIHGVTEKEGNKRLRELAEYLEITGVMNKFPSQMSGGQKQRVAAARALILNPQIILADEPTGALDTKNARVLMEKLAGLNRMQQTTILMVTHDSNAASYCSRILFIQDGVIFHELRRKVPNETREQFYERILAVMAQLGGGSANVL
- a CDS encoding M1 family metallopeptidase, translating into MNRKRWLLFVIIVIIVSFAFLGVIKTEENDYPNIIVSNYDGIDKESVNNYKIEVEINTQEKMYYGKEWVSYTNNTQNVLKELFFHIYPNAFKDKKTAPLLNGYMLERDFDPGYINLKKIEVDGKEAEFIIEGDKDTVLKVKLQHFLKESEKANIYLEFEGKIPRTEDRFGYGNKSINFGNWYPILAVYDESGWNTEPYYSIGDPFYSCVSNYVVNITVPEDIIVATSGKIVKEKKRGNKKVFEIEGNLIRDFAFSISNDYIVRKRNVDGILMSSYSFTDDDEINEYILDTGQKALTLFSKVFGKYPYSNFSIVASDFSGGMEYPEFIMIGEDYYDNDYLPALENVIVHETAHQWWYGLVGNNEIDEAWLDESLATYSESIYIGETYGEKERDRYMDILKINYEHMKDALKFDETVVKPLSKFKDWDDYGSLVYTKGALFIDSIRKDYGEKALYRILNRYYEEFKYLNATTENFKRVCEDVTGDDFTPRMNLWLYGID
- a CDS encoding ATP-binding protein, whose product is MNNQLIREVLKEFEIKRDKATLEQKLRQREVYKKIPEVKEIDKEISQTGILISKSILENPESYKSNAKKIRERLEKLKMRKAVLLTENNIPADYIEVKYECDKCKDTGYLPDGKKCSCLRQSLINKAYKMSNIEAVLEKENFQTFKIDIFSNDPFEEEKLTPRDNMMDILSICESFVSNFDIKNDENLLFYGTTGLGKTFMCNCIAKSLLDKNKIVIYQTAFKIMEIIEDHKFRRNEGDDSNYNSLFDTDLLIIDDLGTEVSNTFTNAEIFNIVNTRLIERKKTIISTNLTPREISEIYTDRIFSRIFEKFAPLKFYGPDLRWEQ
- the tadA gene encoding tRNA adenosine(34) deaminase TadA, translated to MDEFFMRLALEEARKAYSIGEVPVGAVIVHNEKVISNGCNMKETLKDPTDHAEIIAIRGASKYLGGWRLSGCIMYVTLEPCPMCIGAILNSRIDRLVIGTRDPKMGACGTLIDLTNNEKFNHNVNVSFGVLEKECSDIIKKFFHELRK